In Tripterygium wilfordii isolate XIE 37 chromosome 17, ASM1340144v1, whole genome shotgun sequence, the genomic window CAATTACTGCCGTCACTGTTCAGTTATGCCATTTTGCTTCATAACTGCCagtttggtctttttttttacaattcgTTTGTAGTGCATTTATAGCTGGACATGTCAAAAATTTGATAGCAGCTTGTTCCTCTTCTCTTGCAGAGCTATGGTGGTTTTTGTGCGGTTTCCTATCTGAGCTTTGCGCCACAAGGACTAAAGCAAGTTCTTTTGACTGGAGGAATTCCTCCTGTAGGTCATGGTTGCACTGCAGATTCTGTGTATCACGCTGGCTTTGAGCAGGTTTCTTGCCAAAATGAAAAGTACTACAAGAGATTTCCTCAAgatattgaagttgttcgtgAAATTGTACAATATCTAGCAGGATCAGAAGGAGGCGGGGTGAGAGTCTAAGGAGGTTCTCAGCCAAAAACTTTATCTGAATATGCAGAATCCTAACCTTTTTACTCTTCCTGTAGGTGCCTCTTCCATCTGGGGGCATCTTGACTCCAAGAGGACTGCAACTTCTTGGTCTTTCCGGTTTAGGATCTAGTGCAGGTTTTGAACGTTTACACTACATGTAAGGATCGTGGAGCGTAAAAGTTTTCTAGAATCAATCTGCAActtctttattattttcttattcatttaattattttcattgaGTGATCTACAGGTTTGAGAGGGCCTGGGATCCTATTCTAGTTCCAGGAGCACCAAGAAGAATCAGTCACTACTTTCTTAATGCGGTAAGAAAGCTACAACTTCCTTTTCAGCCATAATCTAGGGCTTCAAATTGCGTTCTTAACTTTGACCTTGAAGTATTTAATGTCTGCAGTTTGAGAATTGGTCGTCTTTTCATACAAACCCTCTCTACGCACTTATGCATGAGTCTATATACTGTCAGGTAGGCATTTTTCTCTTGTAACACTTATGAATATTATAGTTGGGATTTATGCCAATACAACTTTGTGTGGTCAGCTCTTTCTCTTTTTAAATAAAACATTTCTTGACTAAGATTCCTGAAGCCATATCCAACAATGTAAACGAGGCTTTGCTGGATTTAGTTGTGTAACCTTATACATGTACCCGATAATCTTTTTATTGAAGTGTCCTAAAGTTTTGCTTGCATTTCTTTTTGTAGGGTGCATCATCACAGTGGTCTGCTCAAAAAATAAGAGCTGAAAATGAAAGCAAATTTGATGCAATCAGGGCTGCAAAAGAAGGCCGTCCTGTACTTTTCACTGGAGAGGTAGGTGTAAATTGTGTCATTGTGCTTAAATAATAAGAATCATTTGCATTTGACATTCTTGGAAaaccaaaatttatttgatcctATTGGATTATGTTTAGAAGAAGGTTGTGATATTTGATAAGAATATTTGCATCAACAAGAGGATGTTCAATGtccaagaacaaaaaatatattagaaaacaaaacatattttttGGGTACAAATGCAATGAACCTaaattccttcttcttcattttttgttcttaagTAGATAAGTATGCAATGTATCTCTATAGCTTGAGAGACTCCCTCATGTACTTTCTTCGTACTATGCACTTCTTTGACATTCCTTCGTCACTGATTAATGTAGAGGTTTGTTCTTCGAAATTTTCTTGAAGTCTTGATAACTTTGATTGTAATTCTTCATATGAGCCTCACATTAATTTAAGAGGTGCTTGAAAGCTTGCAGCATTTGAACTTCTGTGGAGGTTGAACCATTTGTGGGATTGgataaataaatttaacataGACTCCCAGGTGGACTGTTATTCTTGTGAACCTTAAAGCATGTAGGACATGCTAGAATACCTGGATCATATGGTGCTGCTGTAGaaacttagagtgtgtttggattgagggatttgggggaagggaagggaagaaagagaagggaagagaatggaaggtagAGTATTTTTCCctttctcatgtttggatagataaaaaaagaaaaaagagaaagggaaggatttgttatttttcttggtAGATAGCCATCATAAaagaacatcatcatcatcatcatcaaagtctttatcccaaaagtttgggatcggctacatgagtttatgaaaaCATCAACGGGAACATAATTGGTttgatttactaatttatcattattttatgttaaagtattatgtacaaaagtaaaataagtttttaacttataaataacttaattcaACCATcatttccctccaaatgaccccattttgggaggaagtagtttgacaaaaatttgatgaaatcttcccctcaattctcttcaaatccctctcctcaatttttctaaactatccaaacaagagaattgggggaaaactcctttctcttcccttcccttctcccaaatctctcaattcaaacacatttccaaatccctcaatttaAACACAtttccaaatccctcaatcctaACACATTCTAAGAGTCTAAGACTACTAATGATAGGACTGTTTTTCCTTAAGCCTAGTGAATTTCAAGGCCTTGCATCTTATCATTGGGATGTAGTTACCAAAGTAGATGAGACTGATAATGCACTTATGTCAATTTGAATGTTCTTGGAGATGGTATTTATCTAGTGATTTCCGATAATATGGCATCCTGGGCAAGAAATTCTAAAACATATGTTCACCACTGCAATTGATCGGCACTGATTTGCTTGGCACATATTTACGGCACACAAGTAAATTGATTCCTTGGCTCTTTGCATCTGCAGATGATATTCCCCTGGATGTTTGATGAAATTCATGCCTTGAAGCCATTTAAAGACGCTGCCAATTTATTGGCTGAGAAAAAAGATTGGCCTCCTTTATATGACGTTTCTGCGCTGAACAATAATAAGGTATGCTGCCTTTCATGTTACAACTTAATGTTTAAGTCTTAACTCAATTTTCTAATTAGCGTGAACGTGAAGGctttttttaacatatttgtTGACATTGCTGCCAGGTACCTGCTGCAGCGGCTGTTTATTATGAAGACATGTATGTTAATTTTAAGCTGGTAATGGAGACAGCTTCGCAGATATCAGGGATTAGGCTTTGGATAACAAATGAATACATGCATTCTGGTCTGCGAGACGGAGGGGGAGAAGTCCTCGATCACCTACTGGGAATGTTAAATGGAAAGAAGCCTTTGTTCTGATAACTACATTGTTCATAATTGTTTGGAGTTCCCTTACGCCTTTCATTTTCTCCTTGCTCACAAATTTTTGTCCCAAAACATGTATGATTTTCAGAATTAGTGTTATAATTTATGAGCATCATGTTTCTCTGGTTATAACTTATAATGTAAACTAAGCTTATGTTCCTTCGCTGGAACTCCTGGAAGGTATGGAAATTTTCTGTTGATGACAGGATATATGTGGTTAGAATGATTGAGGAACCACATATGGATCTGAGCGGCAAAGATGCAAGTA contains:
- the LOC119982435 gene encoding proline iminopeptidase-like, encoding MIATQSVLPLFRSSRTVSVLSATRVICLNSYRISVRTVTAMVGSDASAAASCFTPDHVAGNWFSVPNLRLRDHRFTVPLDYSREPRASLNITVVAREVVAVGKEEQPLPYLLYLQGGPGFECPRPTEASGWIQKACEEFRVILMDQRGTGLSTPLTASSMLQFKSAKDLADYLMHFRADNIVNDAEFIRVRLVPDAGPWTVLGQSYGGFCAVSYLSFAPQGLKQVLLTGGIPPVGHGCTADSVYHAGFEQVSCQNEKYYKRFPQDIEVVREIVQYLAGSEGGGVPLPSGGILTPRGLQLLGLSGLGSSAGFERLHYMFERAWDPILVPGAPRRISHYFLNAFENWSSFHTNPLYALMHESIYCQGASSQWSAQKIRAENESKFDAIRAAKEGRPVLFTGEMIFPWMFDEIHALKPFKDAANLLAEKKDWPPLYDVSALNNNKVPAAAAVYYEDMYVNFKLVMETASQISGIRLWITNEYMHSGLRDGGGEVLDHLLGMLNGKKPLF